One part of the Oceanihabitans sp. IOP_32 genome encodes these proteins:
- a CDS encoding twin-arginine translocase TatA/TatE family subunit, whose product MIFQSTYLFISGAEIAFILFIAIMVFGADKLPEIARGLGKGMRTLKDATNDIKQEITKTAEKNGIDSSITSDVKKEIDKVKDDLEDFTGSVKRKF is encoded by the coding sequence GTGATATTTCAATCTACATATTTGTTTATAAGCGGTGCCGAAATAGCATTTATACTATTTATTGCTATAATGGTTTTTGGTGCCGATAAATTACCTGAGATTGCTCGAGGTTTGGGTAAAGGTATGCGCACTCTTAAAGATGCAACCAATGATATTAAGCAAGAAATCACAAAAACAGCCGAAAAAAACGGCATCGATTCTAGCATAACTTCCGATGTTAAAAAAGAAATCGATAAAGTAAAAGACGATTTAGAAGACTTTACAGGCTCCGTGAAACGTAAATTTTAA
- a CDS encoding response regulator, whose product MRKILLLSFLFVNIFSFAQNDREVIKKIDDLNASALILYNDKQIVEAFKVFNKAKALADSIEDDYGAATANFSLGNIYYLMQNYESAKVHYDLTLDALKGINDYYLISAAYLNLAKIFKEQNNYDVSVRYLKKALQNSIVGSGMSVIDKQNVQNIYFESGINLCELYIENNKLDEALIKLLEYGNYLKVNAIKPKLESYYNFVYGMYFTKKAFYNTAREKFGEAILLLEQNNKETDLDLMSNIYMQLSISFAKSGKNEAAYTALLEHINYQNKFYKEDKDARDLIIKSQFLIEDYKNEAETANYQRLQQLEIANKFKKINIVIFISLLLLVISLLVIYKGAYSKIKLSDTLKQKNLELEIAKDNALKASELKTKFISNVSHELRTPLYGVVGISTLLLNEKKDLSERDTKYLESLKYSGDYLLNLVNDILQMNKIEAQKIELKNVSVNLKALAQSITDSFGYKLQESGNQIKIAIDEGVPEFVKVDKVRISQVLINLIANSIKFTQSGVINLRIKLLKLGDKKVTLRFEVEDDGIGVPKDKFKTIFNNFSQLGNETNTSYQGTGLGLSITKSIVQLLGSKIELESEVGQGAKFSFNVELEIDKKKKSILDANRFKKIDGDTDSKFNILIAEDNKINQIVTKNLLIGQNYSCEVVNNGAEAVEKVKLNNYDLILMDINMPKMNGYDATAAIREFDKEIPIIALTAADVEEVMHNFKTIGFNDIITKPFDNYEFFQTIAFHIEITNYRRGKAGFL is encoded by the coding sequence ATGAGAAAAATCCTGCTTTTAAGTTTTCTTTTTGTTAACATATTTTCCTTTGCTCAGAACGACCGAGAGGTTATAAAAAAAATTGATGATTTAAATGCATCTGCTTTAATTCTCTACAACGACAAGCAGATAGTTGAGGCCTTTAAAGTGTTTAATAAAGCTAAAGCACTAGCAGATTCTATTGAAGACGATTATGGTGCGGCCACTGCAAATTTTAGTTTAGGTAATATTTATTATTTAATGCAAAATTATGAGTCTGCGAAAGTTCACTATGATTTAACCCTAGACGCTTTAAAAGGAATAAATGATTATTATTTAATTTCTGCTGCATATTTAAACCTAGCGAAGATTTTTAAAGAACAGAACAATTATGATGTAAGTGTTCGATATTTAAAAAAAGCACTTCAAAATTCTATTGTCGGTAGTGGTATGAGTGTTATCGATAAACAAAACGTTCAAAATATCTATTTTGAGTCTGGAATTAATCTTTGCGAATTATACATTGAAAACAACAAGCTAGATGAAGCTTTAATTAAGCTTTTAGAGTATGGTAATTACTTAAAAGTTAACGCTATAAAACCAAAATTAGAGAGTTATTATAACTTTGTTTACGGTATGTATTTTACAAAGAAAGCGTTTTATAATACCGCACGAGAAAAATTTGGTGAAGCCATTCTTTTATTAGAGCAAAATAATAAAGAAACGGATTTAGATTTAATGAGCAATATCTATATGCAATTATCCATTTCCTTCGCGAAATCGGGTAAAAACGAAGCAGCGTATACAGCTTTACTCGAACACATTAATTATCAAAATAAATTTTACAAAGAAGATAAAGATGCACGCGATTTAATTATTAAATCACAATTTTTAATAGAAGATTATAAAAATGAAGCGGAAACGGCAAATTATCAGAGACTCCAGCAATTAGAAATTGCGAATAAATTCAAGAAAATTAATATTGTAATTTTTATATCCTTATTGCTATTGGTGATTTCACTTTTGGTTATTTATAAAGGAGCCTATTCTAAAATAAAATTAAGTGATACTTTAAAGCAAAAGAATTTAGAATTGGAAATTGCAAAAGACAACGCCTTAAAAGCCTCAGAACTTAAAACTAAATTCATCTCTAACGTGTCTCATGAATTGAGAACACCGCTATACGGTGTAGTTGGTATAAGCACATTGTTGTTAAACGAGAAAAAAGACCTTAGTGAGCGCGATACAAAATACTTGGAATCACTTAAATATTCTGGCGACTATCTTTTAAATTTAGTTAACGACATCTTACAAATGAATAAAATAGAAGCTCAAAAAATAGAGTTAAAAAATGTCTCGGTTAATTTAAAAGCTTTGGCGCAGAGCATAACCGATTCTTTTGGTTATAAACTTCAAGAATCTGGCAATCAGATTAAAATTGCTATTGATGAAGGTGTTCCAGAATTCGTTAAAGTTGATAAAGTAAGAATCTCTCAGGTTCTAATTAATTTAATTGCAAATAGCATAAAGTTTACCCAGAGTGGTGTAATTAATTTAAGGATAAAATTATTAAAGTTGGGAGATAAAAAGGTGACCTTACGTTTTGAAGTTGAAGATGATGGCATAGGCGTTCCTAAAGATAAATTTAAAACTATTTTCAATAATTTTTCGCAATTGGGTAATGAAACAAATACGAGCTATCAAGGCACAGGACTAGGGCTTTCTATTACCAAAAGTATTGTGCAGTTATTGGGAAGCAAAATTGAGCTTGAAAGTGAAGTAGGACAGGGGGCTAAGTTTAGTTTTAATGTAGAATTGGAAATAGATAAAAAAAAGAAATCAATTTTAGATGCCAATAGGTTTAAAAAGATAGATGGCGATACCGACAGTAAGTTTAATATTTTGATTGCTGAAGATAATAAGATTAACCAGATTGTGACTAAAAATTTGTTAATTGGTCAAAATTACAGTTGTGAAGTTGTGAATAATGGTGCTGAAGCCGTCGAAAAGGTGAAATTAAATAATTATGATCTAATTTTAATGGATATAAATATGCCTAAAATGAATGGTTACGATGCCACGGCTGCAATTAGAGAATTTGATAAAGAAATACCCATTATTGCATTAACCGCGGCAGATGTAGAAGAGGTAATGCATAATTTTAAAACCATTGGGTTTAACGATATTATCACAAAACCTTTTGATAATTACGAGTTTTTTCAAACCATTGCTTTTCATATTGAAATAACAAATTATCGAAGAGGAAAAGCCGGTTTTTTATAA
- a CDS encoding O-methyltransferase: MHFIPEDIDKYVVNHSENEPELLQQLNRETNQKILVPRMLSGHYQGRLLSMISKLVNPKNILEIGTYTGYSALCLAEGIQPNGELHTIDKNEELVDFQRKYFDKSNYGHQIFQHLGNALDIIPTLDKMFDLVFIDADKENYSNYFHAVIDKLNTGGVILSDNVLWSGKILETSFKKNDACTPALIEYNVLLKNDKRIETVLLPIRDGLTISRKL; this comes from the coding sequence ATGCATTTTATACCAGAAGATATAGACAAATATGTTGTAAACCATTCAGAAAACGAACCCGAATTGTTACAGCAACTCAACAGAGAAACCAATCAAAAAATATTAGTACCTCGAATGCTAAGTGGTCATTACCAGGGTCGCTTATTAAGTATGATTTCTAAATTGGTGAACCCTAAAAACATATTAGAAATTGGTACTTATACAGGGTATTCTGCATTGTGTTTAGCTGAAGGCATACAGCCTAACGGCGAATTACACACCATTGATAAAAATGAAGAATTAGTTGATTTTCAGCGTAAATATTTTGACAAATCTAACTACGGCCATCAAATTTTTCAGCATTTGGGCAATGCTTTAGATATTATACCGACATTGGACAAAATGTTCGATTTAGTTTTTATAGACGCCGATAAAGAGAATTATTCCAACTACTTCCATGCCGTAATTGATAAACTTAATACTGGAGGTGTCATTTTATCTGATAACGTATTGTGGAGTGGTAAAATTTTAGAAACTTCTTTCAAAAAAAATGACGCTTGTACTCCAGCTTTAATTGAATACAATGTTTTACTTAAAAATGATAAAAGAATAGAAACTGTTTTACTACCTATTAGAGATGGTCTCACCATAAGCAGAAAACTCTAA
- a CDS encoding amidohydrolase family protein: protein MKRKLRINGHSHLLPYPEQIPQFMKEKDIFWVDDERKHMWQKGWKRPVTHSSFFLDEKIAWMERNKLDHAVVLNLSQLYGNGLRLEDMKKALRFQNDFNAKVQHDNPAKFTCGFVVHPGFIHGALWEIERCVEQLDMKVLCLPTHFMDSIGQWRSVFDKENDAIFELANKYKLAIEIHPYDGDKMINLENTAWRFHLIWMLAQCGDAYHFYTLNGMQERYPNIRTCFAHGGQLAQMNLGRRIQGFDGRPDLFEGKHHPRKAVGHPNIYFDTLVHDTDSLKLMIDRQGSNQVIMGLDDPYPLGEMESDAQSSYPGKLLDLAIEKNIINQEQYDDIWEANVLRWLFGDDDIAKEKLVNLILN, encoded by the coding sequence ATGAAACGCAAACTTCGTATAAACGGTCATTCCCATTTACTACCTTACCCAGAACAAATTCCACAATTTATGAAGGAGAAAGACATATTTTGGGTAGACGATGAGCGTAAACACATGTGGCAAAAAGGATGGAAACGACCTGTGACACACTCTAGTTTTTTTCTAGACGAAAAGATCGCATGGATGGAAAGAAACAAGCTCGACCATGCCGTGGTTTTAAATCTATCTCAGCTTTATGGCAACGGATTACGTTTAGAAGATATGAAAAAAGCCTTGCGATTTCAAAATGATTTTAACGCCAAAGTGCAACATGACAATCCCGCTAAATTTACCTGCGGTTTTGTAGTACACCCAGGTTTTATTCATGGCGCACTATGGGAGATAGAACGCTGTGTTGAACAATTAGATATGAAAGTGTTGTGTTTACCAACGCATTTTATGGATTCCATCGGACAATGGCGTTCGGTTTTCGACAAAGAAAATGATGCCATTTTTGAACTGGCAAACAAATACAAATTAGCCATAGAAATTCACCCCTACGATGGTGATAAAATGATTAATTTAGAAAACACGGCGTGGCGCTTTCATCTTATTTGGATGCTAGCACAATGTGGTGATGCTTATCATTTTTACACTTTAAACGGCATGCAAGAACGTTACCCAAATATTAGAACCTGTTTTGCGCATGGTGGGCAACTGGCACAAATGAATTTAGGCAGACGTATCCAGGGCTTTGATGGCAGACCAGATTTATTTGAAGGTAAACACCATCCAAGAAAAGCCGTTGGACATCCAAATATTTATTTTGATACCTTAGTACACGATACCGATTCTTTAAAATTAATGATAGATCGACAAGGTTCAAATCAGGTTATTATGGGATTAGACGACCCTTATCCTTTAGGAGAAATGGAAAGCGATGCCCAATCGTCTTATCCAGGAAAATTATTAGATTTGGCCATAGAAAAAAACATTATTAACCAAGAACAGTATGACGACATTTGGGAAGCGAATGTTTTGCGTTGGCTCTTTGGTGATGATGATATAGCCAAGGAAAAATTAGTTAATCTAATTTTAAATTAA
- a CDS encoding 3-hydroxyanthranilate 3,4-dioxygenase: MSKVYPPINFKAWIEENRHLLKPPVGNKVVWKDGDFIVMVVGGPNNRKDYHYNETPEFFYQLEGDMVLKIIDNGTPKDIHIKEGDIFLLPPKVPHSPQRGANTVGLVIEYPREKDVKDALLWFCENCSTKLYEEDFTLHNIETDMPKIFDNYYSDQNKRTCPNCSAVMQPPKQVKLEH; this comes from the coding sequence ATGAGTAAAGTATATCCGCCAATAAATTTCAAAGCTTGGATTGAAGAAAACAGACATTTACTAAAACCACCTGTGGGTAATAAAGTGGTTTGGAAAGATGGCGATTTTATTGTTATGGTAGTTGGTGGCCCCAATAACAGAAAAGATTATCATTATAACGAAACACCAGAGTTTTTCTATCAATTAGAAGGCGATATGGTTTTAAAAATTATTGATAATGGGACACCAAAAGATATTCATATTAAAGAAGGTGATATTTTTCTTCTACCTCCAAAAGTACCACATTCACCACAACGTGGTGCAAATACTGTAGGTTTAGTTATTGAATATCCTAGAGAAAAAGATGTAAAAGACGCTTTGCTTTGGTTTTGTGAAAATTGCTCAACCAAATTGTATGAAGAAGATTTTACGCTACACAATATTGAAACCGATATGCCAAAAATTTTCGACAATTATTACAGTGACCAAAACAAACGTACATGCCCAAATTGCAGTGCCGTAATGCAACCCCCAAAACAAGTTAAATTAGAACATTAA
- a CDS encoding SDR family oxidoreductase, whose protein sequence is MNLNLNNKNALVCGSTQGIGKATAMALATQGANVTLVARNREKLKTVLAELPQQGNHSYIVADFSNPRDLQEKVIKFIEKNHGFHILVNNTGGPRSGAILTAALEEFVNAFTQHLKCNHVLAQATIPFMKEVGFGRIINIISTSVKEPIPGLGVSNTIRGAVGNWSKTLASEVAAFGITVNNVLPGFTETERLNDIIKIKAAQEERSIEEMTEIMKNYTPAKRFAKPEETANVITFLASETAGYVNGINLPVDGGRTKSL, encoded by the coding sequence ATGAACCTTAATTTAAACAATAAAAACGCCTTAGTTTGCGGTAGCACACAAGGCATTGGAAAGGCCACCGCAATGGCCTTAGCCACCCAAGGTGCAAATGTCACCTTAGTAGCAAGAAACAGAGAGAAACTAAAAACGGTTTTAGCAGAGTTACCTCAACAGGGAAACCACAGTTATATTGTTGCCGATTTCTCTAACCCACGAGATTTACAAGAAAAAGTTATAAAATTTATTGAAAAAAATCACGGATTTCATATCCTCGTTAACAATACTGGGGGGCCAAGAAGTGGTGCCATTTTAACAGCCGCGCTCGAAGAATTTGTCAATGCCTTTACCCAGCATTTAAAATGCAATCACGTTTTAGCACAAGCCACTATTCCGTTTATGAAAGAAGTGGGTTTTGGTAGAATTATTAATATCATCTCTACTTCGGTAAAAGAGCCCATTCCTGGTTTAGGCGTGAGTAATACCATAAGAGGAGCGGTTGGCAATTGGAGTAAGACTTTAGCTAGCGAAGTTGCTGCTTTTGGCATTACTGTAAACAATGTATTACCCGGCTTTACAGAAACCGAGCGTTTAAATGACATTATAAAAATTAAAGCGGCGCAAGAAGAAAGAAGTATCGAGGAAATGACAGAAATAATGAAAAACTACACCCCTGCTAAACGTTTCGCCAAACCTGAAGAAACCGCAAACGTTATAACTTTTTTAGCTAGTGAAACAGCTGGTTATGTTAACGGAATTAACCTTCCTGTTGATGGTGGTCGCACTAAAAGTCTTTAA
- a CDS encoding aldehyde dehydrogenase — protein sequence MEIQNFINGQFLPSVSNKWLDNYNPANGEVYGKLPNSTKADVDNAYIAAKSAFPTWSQTTLEERSRILIKISELLETHLQRFAEAESIDNGKPINLAQTVDIPRAASNFRFFANAITQYSSESHESVGHQAINYTLRQPIGVVGCISPWNLPLYLFTWKIAPAIAAGNCVVAKPSEITPMTAYLLGEICKEAGLPKGVLNIVHGLGKTTGQAIIEHPDIEAISFTGGTTTGAHIAKIAAPMFKKLSLELGGKNPNIIFDDCDYNDMLETTIRSSFANQGQICLCGSRIFIESSIYEKFKKDFVEKTKQLKIGHPSKSDTQIGALVSKSQLEKIKNYITIAKEENGVVLCGGNEFTVENFENGYYFEPTIIEVKTNTCTINQEEVFGPVVSIMPFNTEDEVLQMANTTKYGLSATLWTNNLKRSIRISNQLQVGLVWVNTWMLRDLRTPFGGTKASGLGREGGFEALRFFTEAKNICIKY from the coding sequence ATGGAAATCCAAAACTTCATAAACGGTCAGTTTTTACCCTCTGTATCTAATAAGTGGCTAGACAACTACAATCCTGCAAACGGAGAAGTTTATGGAAAATTACCAAATTCTACAAAAGCAGACGTAGATAATGCATACATCGCTGCAAAGTCTGCTTTTCCAACATGGTCCCAAACCACACTGGAGGAACGCAGTAGAATATTAATTAAAATCTCAGAGTTATTAGAAACTCATTTACAACGCTTTGCAGAAGCCGAAAGCATAGACAATGGCAAACCTATTAACTTAGCTCAAACGGTCGATATACCAAGAGCGGCCAGCAATTTTAGATTTTTTGCAAATGCTATTACGCAATACTCTAGTGAAAGTCACGAGAGCGTTGGGCATCAAGCCATAAACTATACATTACGACAACCTATTGGGGTTGTGGGCTGTATTTCTCCTTGGAATCTCCCACTCTATCTTTTTACTTGGAAAATCGCACCAGCCATTGCTGCTGGAAATTGTGTAGTGGCCAAACCTAGCGAAATTACTCCAATGACAGCCTATTTATTAGGCGAAATTTGTAAGGAGGCCGGCTTACCAAAAGGTGTACTAAACATTGTTCACGGTCTAGGAAAAACAACAGGACAAGCCATTATTGAGCATCCAGATATTGAAGCCATTAGTTTTACGGGCGGCACAACAACAGGGGCTCATATTGCAAAAATTGCGGCTCCCATGTTTAAGAAGTTATCCTTAGAACTTGGCGGTAAAAATCCTAATATCATCTTTGATGATTGTGATTATAACGATATGTTAGAGACTACCATTCGTTCCTCATTTGCAAATCAAGGCCAAATATGTTTATGTGGAAGTCGTATTTTTATTGAGTCTTCAATTTATGAGAAATTTAAGAAAGATTTTGTTGAAAAAACCAAACAGCTCAAAATAGGGCATCCCTCGAAAAGCGACACCCAAATTGGAGCCCTAGTTTCTAAATCACAGCTCGAAAAAATAAAAAACTATATTACCATTGCGAAAGAAGAAAACGGTGTTGTTTTATGTGGCGGAAATGAATTTACAGTCGAGAATTTTGAAAACGGATATTACTTTGAACCCACCATTATTGAGGTTAAAACCAATACATGCACCATAAATCAAGAAGAAGTATTTGGACCTGTTGTTAGTATTATGCCATTTAATACAGAAGATGAGGTTTTACAAATGGCTAATACGACAAAGTACGGCTTATCGGCAACATTGTGGACTAACAACTTAAAACGCAGCATTCGAATAAGCAACCAACTACAAGTGGGACTAGTTTGGGTAAACACTTGGATGCTTCGGGATTTACGAACGCCTTTTGGCGGTACTAAAGCCTCAGGACTTGGTCGTGAAGGCGGATTTGAAGCTTTACGTTTTTTTACTGAAGCTAAAAATATATGCATAAAATACTAG
- a CDS encoding RidA family protein, producing MNRKKNEIPVSTSTKVTPRGAYPHTKRVGDFIFVSGTSARRADNTIAGVEIIDNMGTKRLNIEVQTREVILNIEKNLAQEGATLKDIVDVTSFLVNMNDFAGYNKAYAEFFNAETGPARTTVAVHQLPHPDLVVEIKVMAYKPKS from the coding sequence ATGAATAGAAAAAAAAATGAGATTCCAGTTTCAACAAGCACTAAAGTAACCCCAAGAGGAGCTTACCCACACACCAAGCGCGTGGGCGATTTTATATTTGTATCGGGCACTAGTGCTCGTCGTGCAGATAATACCATTGCTGGTGTAGAGATTATTGACAACATGGGTACCAAACGTTTAAATATTGAAGTACAAACTCGTGAAGTTATACTCAACATTGAAAAAAATCTAGCTCAAGAAGGCGCTACCTTAAAAGATATTGTCGATGTTACCAGTTTTTTGGTAAACATGAACGATTTTGCGGGATACAACAAAGCTTACGCTGAATTTTTTAACGCCGAAACTGGCCCTGCAAGAACCACGGTTGCAGTGCACCAATTACCACATCCAGATTTGGTTGTGGAGATTAAAGTAATGGCTTATAAGCCAAAATCATGA
- a CDS encoding FAD-dependent oxidoreductase → MKDKQQNILIIGAGLCGSLLALRLAQRGFKVTVYEMRPDLRKTDISAGRSINLAFSDRGNKAMKLVGLETQVKALCIPMYGRMIHNKDGHTHLSNYSGRNHEYINSISRGDLNALLLTEAEKHENVSIHFNKKCKSVDFENPSALFQDYYTKEEFTANANIILATDGAGSVLRKSYYLSKKFLFSFSQDYLTHGYKELSILPTQDGDYKTYKNALHIWPRGDFMLIALPNLDGSFTVTLFLSYSEGAYNFNNLTNEAIVLEFFKKEFPDALALMPNLVDDFFKNPTAPLGTVKCSPWHYKGNTLLMGDAAHAIVPFYGQGMNASFEDVVEFDKVLDKNLNTWEAVFSTYEKIRKKDTDAIADLAIDNFHEMKAHTANPIFQEKRKLEIALEENFPNEYESKYALVTFNENIGYREAMLTGRAQDKAILNLLSDKKINLKDDLKIILEQVKQETEAILEDDRIARIR, encoded by the coding sequence ATGAAAGACAAACAACAAAACATACTAATAATAGGTGCCGGTCTCTGTGGTTCTCTCCTAGCCCTTCGCTTAGCGCAAAGAGGTTTTAAAGTTACCGTATATGAAATGCGCCCAGATTTACGTAAAACCGATATTTCTGCAGGGCGATCTATAAATTTAGCATTTTCAGATCGCGGTAACAAAGCCATGAAATTAGTGGGTCTAGAAACGCAAGTCAAAGCACTTTGTATTCCTATGTATGGCAGAATGATTCACAATAAAGATGGACATACACATTTATCTAATTATAGCGGTCGAAACCACGAATACATAAACTCCATTTCTCGTGGCGACCTTAATGCTTTACTTTTAACCGAAGCTGAAAAACATGAAAATGTTTCCATTCATTTTAATAAAAAATGCAAGTCGGTTGACTTTGAGAACCCCTCGGCGTTATTTCAAGATTATTACACTAAAGAGGAGTTTACAGCAAATGCCAACATCATCTTAGCGACAGATGGCGCTGGTTCTGTACTTCGCAAAAGCTATTATTTAAGTAAAAAGTTTTTATTTAGTTTTTCTCAAGATTATTTAACACACGGCTACAAAGAGCTAAGCATTCTTCCCACTCAAGATGGCGACTATAAAACCTATAAAAACGCTTTACACATTTGGCCTCGTGGTGATTTTATGCTCATCGCCCTACCCAATTTAGATGGCAGTTTTACGGTTACCTTATTTTTAAGTTATAGTGAAGGCGCATATAACTTTAACAATTTAACAAACGAAGCTATTGTACTTGAGTTTTTTAAAAAAGAATTTCCAGATGCCTTAGCTTTAATGCCAAATTTAGTGGACGATTTCTTTAAAAATCCAACAGCACCTTTAGGCACTGTAAAATGTTCGCCATGGCACTATAAAGGCAACACGCTTTTAATGGGTGATGCGGCTCATGCCATTGTACCGTTTTACGGCCAAGGGATGAATGCCTCCTTTGAAGATGTTGTAGAATTTGACAAGGTTCTAGACAAAAATTTAAACACTTGGGAAGCCGTGTTTTCAACTTATGAGAAAATTCGTAAAAAAGATACCGATGCCATAGCAGATTTAGCCATTGATAATTTCCATGAAATGAAAGCGCACACCGCAAACCCTATATTCCAAGAAAAGCGTAAATTAGAAATTGCCTTAGAGGAAAATTTTCCGAATGAATACGAGTCTAAATATGCCTTAGTAACTTTTAATGAAAATATTGGATATCGTGAAGCCATGCTCACAGGACGTGCCCAAGATAAGGCCATTTTGAATTTGTTATCTGATAAGAAGATAAACTTAAAAGACGATTTAAAAATTATTTTAGAGCAAGTAAAACAAGAAACCGAAGCGATTTTAGAGGACGATAGAATTGCGAGAATAAGATAA